One Hordeum vulgare subsp. vulgare chromosome 4H, MorexV3_pseudomolecules_assembly, whole genome shotgun sequence DNA window includes the following coding sequences:
- the LOC123449185 gene encoding pto-interacting protein 1-like isoform X5 translates to MVVVIGTNKKYSFGGSTCLAKYCAKKLPPTTSVVAIQGGKAIFVREAPRPPLGAEPKPVLRTLLHPSVGMEPKVIIPNPNRRSARSMDLDAVGCGQCAAPQLTKPCDDDGNTADADADAKAVVVRAPAAPEQRLGWPLLRRAPAASTATAREHEATRKQSVVHWVMSLPRRSSPSASPEPAQEGLAAELRRTLGGVPSRCRWFRYEELYDATNHFSPGNLVGKGAHSRVYRGGLASGQRVAIKLCRASAEASKDFLREVDIITKLQHGRIVPLVGVCVEGPNLISVYRYLPRGSLEDNLHGKRSKPALPWEKRYRAAVGVAEALSYVHSGGSRPVIHRDVKSSNILLTDGFEPQLSDFGLAIWAPSSPSSLTHSDVVGTFGYLAPEYFMYGKVTDKVDVYAFGVVLLELLTGRRPITGDGSPKGHHQSLVMWATPILNGGDISDLLDPSLDVKHDEVEVRRMAVAASLCLGRSARLRPPISQILSILRGEEDATSLAASEPDCVVDDETYPAANVRSHLGLALLDVEDAESISSTEHTNLSPLEEYLRQRCSRSSSFD, encoded by the exons ATGGTGGTGGTGATTGGCACCAACAAGAAGTACTCCTTCGG CGGCTCGACCTGCCTCGCCAAGTACTGTGCCAAGAAGCTCCCGCCGACGACCAGCGTCGTCGCCATCCAGGGCGGCAAGGCCATCTTCGTCAGGGAGGCCCCCCGGCCGCCACTTG GAGCAGAGCCCAAGCCGGTGCTCCGCACGCTGCTGCACCCGAGCGTCGGCATGGAGCCCAAGGTGATCATCCCCAACCCCAACCGGCGGAGCGCGCGGTCCATGGACTTGGACGCCGTGGGCTGCGGCCAGTGCGCCGCGCCGCAGCTGACGAAGCCctgcgacgacgacggcaacactGCCGATGCCGATGCCGATGCCAAGGCCGTCGTCGTGCGCGCGCCGGCGGCGCCCGAGCAGAGGCTCGGCTGGCCGTTGCTCCGGCGCGCGCCCGCCGCGTCCACGGCCACGGCGAGAGAGCACGAGGCGACGCGCAAGCAGTCGGTGGTGCACTGGGTGATGAGCCTGCCGCGGCGGTCGTCGCCGTCGGCGTCCCCGGAGCCGGCGCAGGAGGGGCTGGCGGCCGAGCTGAGGCGGACGCTGGGCGGCGTGCCGTCCCGGTGCCGGTGGTTCCGGTACGAGGAGCTGTACGACGCCACCAACCACTTCTCGCCGGGCAACCTGGTGGGCAAGGGCGCGCACAGCAGGGTGTACCGCGGCGGCCTGGCGAGCGGGCAGCGGGTGGCGATCAAGCTGTGCCGGGCGTCGGCGGAGGCGTCCAAGGACTTCCTCCGGGAGGTGGACATCATCACCAAGCTGCAGCACGGCCGCATCGTGCCGCTCGTCGGCGTCTGCGTCGAAGGCCCCAACCTCATCTCCGTCTACCGCTACCTCCCACGAGGCAGCCTCGAGGACAACCTGCACG GGAAGAGGTCCAAGCCGGCGCTGCCGTGGGAGAAGAGGTACAGGGCGGCGGTCGGGGTTGCCGAGGCTCTGAGCTACGTCCACTCCGGCGGCTCCCGGCCGGTGATCCACCGCGACGTCAAGTCCTCCAACATCCTCCTCACGGACGGCTTCGAGCCTCAG ttgtcggatttcgggctcgcgATCTGGGCGCCGTCCAGCCCGTCGTCCCTGACGCACAGCGACGTCGTCGGCACCTTCGG GTACCTTGCGCCGGAGTACTTCATGTACGGGAAGGTGACGGACAAGGTGGACGTGTACGCGTTCGGGGTGGTGCTGCTGGAGCTCCTCACCGGGCGGAGACCCATCACCGGCGACGGCTCACCAAAGGGCCACCACCAAAGTCTCGTCATGTGG GCGACTCCGATCCTCAACGGCGGCGACATCTCCGACCTGCTGGACCCGAGCCTGGACGTGAAGCACGACGAGGTGGAGGTGAGGCGGATGGCCGTCGCGGCGTCGCTCTGCCTCGGCAGATCGGCGCGCCTCAGGCCTCCcatatcgcag ATACTGAGCATACTACGGGGAGAAGAGGACGCGACGAGCCTGGCGGCCTCGGAGCCGGACTGCGTGGTGGACGACGAGACCTACCCGGCGGCCAACGTGAGGTCGCACCTTGGGCTGGCGCTGCTTGACGTGGAGGACGCCGAGTCCATCTCCAGCACCGAGCACACCAACCTCAGCCCGCTCGAGGAGTACCTCAGACAACGCTGCAGCCGATCATCCAGCTTCGACTGA